A genomic stretch from Methanobrevibacter sp. includes:
- a CDS encoding TIGR00289 family protein, whose amino-acid sequence MKSAVLFSGGKDSVMALNYAINNGDDVDYLLSIKSENDESYMFHVPNIHMTDLISQAVEIPIIEVNTAGVKEEELEDLKDGFKQLKSLGIEAIYTGALFSTYQKSRIERLADEIGIKAISPYWHMDPKEYMDLVIDSGFKVIISGVFAEGLDQTWLGRLIDREALEELEKISEKTYMHLAFEGGEAETLVIDGPIFKKRIEILDADIDWHLDNGTYNVIDARLVDKE is encoded by the coding sequence ATGAAATCTGCAGTTTTATTCTCTGGCGGAAAGGATAGTGTAATGGCTTTAAACTATGCTATAAACAATGGAGATGATGTTGATTATCTTCTATCAATCAAGTCTGAAAATGATGAGTCATATATGTTTCACGTTCCAAACATTCATATGACAGACCTGATATCACAAGCTGTAGAGATACCAATCATTGAAGTCAATACTGCCGGTGTAAAGGAAGAGGAGCTGGAAGATTTAAAGGATGGTTTCAAACAGCTTAAATCACTTGGAATCGAAGCGATTTACACTGGTGCTCTCTTTTCAACCTATCAAAAGTCAAGAATAGAAAGATTGGCTGATGAGATTGGCATTAAGGCAATTTCACCATATTGGCATATGGATCCGAAGGAATATATGGACTTGGTGATTGATTCAGGCTTTAAGGTAATAATCAGCGGCGTTTTTGCTGAAGGGCTGGATCAGACATGGTTAGGCAGGCTAATTGACAGGGAAGCTTTAGAGGAATTGGAAAAAATAAGCGAGAAAACCTATATGCATCTTGCTTTTGAAGGTGGAGAGGCAGAGACATTGGTTATTGATGGTCCAATATTCAAAAAAAGGATTGAAATATTAGATGCAGATATAGATTGGCACTTGGACAATGGTACCTATAATGTAATCGATGCACGTTTGGTTGATAAGGAATGA
- a CDS encoding zinc ribbon domain-containing protein → MTKFCPECGFEQHSDDNRFCSNCGFDFSKLEDIESDNSIVNVPINSKGDSVSKPLSSDASKKSISGASSTSSAKSSSSSSTRTAKTYTSNSSENGFLSNLSFNKCFLAFALLLIFLLILGMISDATQTEPYSDNGLTSFMERSNSYGLSDFIDDSDNYYDDSDSEYLKYGGDGESDIFR, encoded by the coding sequence ATGACTAAATTCTGTCCGGAATGTGGATTTGAGCAGCACAGTGATGATAATCGCTTTTGTTCAAATTGCGGTTTTGATTTTTCTAAATTAGAGGATATTGAATCAGATAATTCTATTGTTAATGTTCCTATTAACTCTAAAGGGGATTCTGTTTCTAAACCACTAAGCTCTGATGCTTCTAAAAAATCCATTTCTGGTGCTTCTTCTACTTCAAGTGCTAAAAGTTCATCATCTTCCAGTACTAGAACCGCTAAAACTTATACAAGCAATTCATCTGAAAATGGCTTTTTATCCAATTTATCCTTTAATAAATGCTTTTTGGCATTTGCATTGCTTTTAATATTCCTGCTTATCCTTGGAATGATTAGCGATGCAACACAAACAGAACCATATTCAGATAACGGATTAACTTCATTCATGGAAAGATCAAACAGTTATGGATTGTCAGACTTTATTGATGATTCCGATAATTATTATGATGATTCTGATTCAGAGTATCTGAAATATGGCGGCGATGGTGAATCTGATATTTTCAGGTAA
- a CDS encoding DUF1002 domain-containing protein, with amino-acid sequence MHKRILAICLVTMFLAMAVIPTGFAANTDQVVITYGETAYMNPQYKSVVDNYFAEKANVDLNNVNSKVITAGDVNKISSGFSGKYYNSNQIFSSALLDLNQNGEITVEVDDSITTITPEMYMSALKSAGIQGGHVYVTSPVSATGESALAGIMDCYEEATDVEIPENVKEAANQEIATQAEIINNSNVSADDLNKLVEDVKEKVSEENITDHATIVNIINDYSTTYNINISDNDIENLAETIEQVQSVQDDANAYKEQISDIVDSSSSDGGFSLDGIFNSILSVFNINL; translated from the coding sequence ATGCATAAAAGAATTCTAGCTATTTGCTTGGTAACCATGTTTTTAGCAATGGCTGTTATTCCAACTGGATTTGCTGCAAATACAGATCAAGTTGTAATAACATATGGTGAAACTGCATATATGAATCCGCAATACAAATCTGTTGTAGACAATTATTTTGCAGAGAAAGCTAATGTAGACTTAAACAATGTAAATTCAAAAGTAATCACTGCTGGGGATGTGAACAAGATTTCCAGTGGTTTTTCAGGTAAGTATTACAATTCCAATCAGATCTTTTCATCCGCTTTGCTTGACTTGAACCAAAACGGTGAAATTACCGTGGAAGTAGATGATTCAATCACTACAATCACTCCTGAAATGTATATGTCTGCACTTAAATCAGCAGGTATCCAAGGAGGACATGTCTATGTGACAAGCCCAGTTAGCGCTACCGGTGAATCCGCACTTGCAGGTATCATGGATTGTTATGAGGAAGCGACTGATGTTGAAATTCCGGAAAACGTGAAAGAGGCAGCCAATCAGGAGATTGCCACTCAAGCTGAAATCATAAACAATTCCAACGTCAGTGCCGATGACTTGAATAAGTTGGTGGAAGATGTCAAGGAAAAGGTTAGTGAGGAAAACATTACAGATCATGCAACAATTGTAAACATCATTAATGATTACAGTACAACTTACAATATCAACATATCTGATAATGATATAGAAAACCTTGCAGAGACCATTGAACAAGTTCAATCTGTTCAGGATGATGCAAATGCCTACAAAGAGCAAATAAGCGATATAGTAGACAGTTCATCTTCTGATGGCGGATTTTCCTTAGATGGAATATTCAATAGCATATTAAGCGTTTTCAATATAAATCTTTAA
- a CDS encoding thymidylate kinase, whose product MKRFIAIDGLDGSGKDTQARLIKEKYEKEGTVIIRSHPTSDNFFGRHSKSALEKGGKLNKVIATLCYGADAIRSVIKYYGKADTVIFVRYTLAVSYLNKAISVPVYKLVCFALPVSEYFFYLDVSPEKLVERVQKRNEKEEMFENYEAFVKVRQKAEPVLYNWHVIPADDAPDVIFAKIEAILDELDSKLLNEPKKLE is encoded by the coding sequence ATGAAGAGGTTTATTGCTATAGATGGACTTGATGGTTCTGGCAAAGATACACAAGCAAGACTTATTAAAGAGAAATATGAAAAGGAAGGAACTGTGATAATCCGTTCTCATCCTACATCAGACAACTTCTTTGGCCGTCATTCCAAATCCGCTTTGGAAAAAGGGGGAAAGCTTAATAAGGTAATAGCCACTCTCTGTTATGGGGCGGATGCAATAAGATCTGTTATCAAGTATTACGGCAAGGCAGACACTGTCATTTTTGTAAGGTATACATTGGCTGTTTCCTACCTGAACAAAGCCATCTCAGTTCCAGTCTATAAGCTTGTATGCTTTGCCCTTCCTGTTTCCGAATATTTCTTCTACTTGGATGTTTCTCCTGAAAAATTGGTTGAACGTGTGCAAAAGAGGAATGAAAAAGAGGAAATGTTTGAAAATTATGAAGCTTTTGTAAAGGTAAGGCAAAAGGCGGAACCGGTCTTATACAATTGGCATGTAATTCCTGCAGATGATGCGCCAGATGTTATATTTGCTAAAATAGAGGCTATTTTGGATGAATTGGATTCTAAATTATTAAATGAACCTAAAAAATTAGAATGA